A window from Lactiplantibacillus pentosus encodes these proteins:
- a CDS encoding CDP-glycerol glycerophosphotransferase family protein: MKKIIYIWLVRIVSWLAHFKSTDQVIYLMSFADNLDFIRQLADRLPQRVMVYYLPGAQAGAKQLAAEGIATQPFQDSIGFALHGVPVLTRAADIYLDNYYAFTAGLTRRPNQRMIQLWHAAGAVKTFGWGDPQTVKRSAGDQRRFQAVYNQITDYVVGADKMGQVFADSYHVPMARMRVLGYPRSDRYRQSKWVQQTAAAIYQRYPDFKQQEVILYAPTYRAGVQFALPTDFDQLQLRANQRLIIKLHPHLASQERDLQARFPDQVTLVPEFSTDELLTVASTLISDYSSVVFDYALLPNCQKMIFYVFDWQHYEREVGLQADFKEWAPGPMVTTMAELNQVLAAPAKPMQLTNFNQLWNTRNDGHAGERTLAYFYPHTTTHEQ, from the coding sequence GTGAAAAAAATAATTTATATTTGGTTAGTGCGGATCGTCTCATGGTTGGCACACTTCAAATCAACGGATCAGGTGATCTATCTGATGAGCTTTGCCGACAATTTAGACTTCATTCGACAGTTAGCCGATCGATTGCCACAGCGGGTGATGGTCTATTATTTACCGGGTGCGCAAGCCGGTGCTAAACAGTTGGCAGCGGAAGGCATCGCAACGCAGCCGTTTCAAGACTCGATCGGCTTTGCCTTGCACGGGGTACCCGTTTTGACCCGGGCAGCCGATATTTATCTGGATAACTACTATGCGTTTACCGCTGGTCTGACTAGACGGCCAAATCAGCGCATGATCCAGCTCTGGCATGCGGCGGGGGCGGTGAAGACCTTTGGGTGGGGCGACCCGCAGACGGTCAAACGTTCGGCTGGCGACCAACGGCGGTTTCAAGCCGTCTATAATCAGATTACCGATTACGTTGTCGGTGCGGACAAGATGGGGCAAGTCTTTGCGGACAGTTACCATGTCCCGATGGCACGGATGCGGGTGCTCGGGTATCCGCGTTCAGACCGTTATCGGCAGTCAAAATGGGTTCAGCAGACGGCTGCGGCTATTTATCAGCGTTACCCAGATTTTAAACAACAGGAAGTTATTTTGTATGCGCCAACTTATCGGGCGGGGGTGCAATTTGCATTGCCAACGGATTTTGACCAATTGCAGTTGCGGGCCAATCAACGGCTGATTATCAAATTGCATCCGCACCTCGCCAGTCAGGAGCGCGACTTGCAAGCCCGCTTTCCTGACCAGGTGACGTTGGTTCCAGAATTTAGTACGGATGAATTGTTGACGGTCGCAAGCACCCTTATTAGTGATTATTCATCGGTCGTTTTTGACTATGCGCTCTTACCAAATTGCCAAAAAATGATTTTTTATGTCTTTGATTGGCAACATTATGAACGAGAAGTTGGCTTACAAGCGGATTTCAAGGAGTGGGCGCCGGGGCCAATGGTGACGACGATGGCCGAGTTGAACCAAGTCTTGGCAGCGCCGGCAAAGCCGATGCAGTTGACTAATTTTAACCAATTATGGAACACGCGCAATGACGGGCATGCCGGTGAGCGAACATTGGCTTATTTTTATCCGCATACCACGACGCACGAACAGTGA
- a CDS encoding YitT family protein — translation MDDFQQLSKHHRDVVKASTAFIYAILVSIAMNYFWTPGHIYSSGITGLAQLINSLMTKFLPIQVSTAALLFILNVPMFIIAWRSIGHKFTLYTFLAVTLSSIMIKLIAPVGLTHDPIICAIFGGAVNGFGTGTALKNGISTGGLDIIGIVLRRKTGRSIGTINMAFNSIIVIAAGFVYGWPYAFYSALGLFVNGRVMDMTYTRQQKMQVMIITSRPKTVIDSVQNRIRRGVTIVHNAEGAYQHDDKTILFTVITRYEMGELKAAMAESDPHAFVSISDTVKILGHFYEPKP, via the coding sequence ATGGATGATTTTCAGCAGTTATCCAAGCATCATCGCGACGTGGTCAAAGCGTCGACGGCTTTTATTTACGCCATTTTAGTTTCAATCGCCATGAACTATTTCTGGACGCCCGGGCATATTTATTCATCAGGGATTACCGGGTTGGCTCAATTAATCAATAGTTTAATGACTAAGTTTCTTCCGATTCAGGTCTCGACCGCGGCATTACTGTTTATTTTGAACGTGCCAATGTTCATTATTGCGTGGCGTTCAATTGGACATAAATTTACGCTATATACGTTCTTAGCCGTTACGTTGTCCAGTATTATGATTAAACTGATTGCCCCAGTTGGCTTAACACATGATCCGATTATTTGTGCGATTTTCGGGGGTGCGGTCAACGGTTTTGGGACTGGGACGGCGCTCAAAAACGGGATTTCGACCGGTGGGCTAGATATTATTGGAATCGTGTTACGTCGCAAAACTGGGCGTAGCATCGGGACCATCAACATGGCCTTCAACTCGATTATCGTCATCGCGGCAGGCTTTGTTTACGGGTGGCCATACGCGTTCTACTCCGCATTGGGCTTGTTTGTCAACGGCCGCGTCATGGACATGACCTATACTCGTCAACAAAAGATGCAGGTGATGATTATTACCAGTCGACCGAAAACGGTGATCGATAGTGTTCAAAACCGCATTCGTCGCGGGGTGACCATCGTCCATAACGCTGAAGGGGCCTATCAACACGATGATAAGACGATTCTCTTTACGGTTATCACGCGTTATGAAATGGGTGAGCTGAAGGCGGCGATGGCGGAATCTGATCCGCACGCCTTTGTCAGCATTTCCGACACTGTCAAGATTTTGGGGCATTTTTACGAGCCAAAACCATAG
- the msrA gene encoding peptide-methionine (S)-S-oxide reductase MsrA, producing METAIFAGGCFWCMVQPFDSQPGIESVVSGYTGGHTKNPTYEQVKSHTTGHTEAVKITFDPAVISYADLVTIYWHQTDPTDAMGQFQDRGDNYRPVIFVNSPEQREIAEASKRALQASERFDKPIVTSIEDAQPFYPAEARHQRFYKNNPVVYAEQEAGGRADFIAKQWADAPKVD from the coding sequence ATGGAAACAGCAATTTTTGCGGGCGGATGTTTTTGGTGCATGGTCCAACCGTTCGACAGTCAGCCTGGCATTGAAAGTGTCGTCTCGGGTTATACCGGCGGACACACGAAAAATCCGACATACGAGCAGGTCAAATCACACACGACCGGGCATACTGAAGCGGTCAAAATTACCTTTGATCCGGCAGTTATCAGTTATGCGGACCTTGTGACCATTTATTGGCATCAAACGGACCCCACGGATGCAATGGGCCAGTTCCAAGACCGTGGTGATAATTATCGGCCAGTCATCTTCGTCAATAGTCCTGAGCAGCGCGAAATCGCGGAAGCGTCTAAACGGGCATTACAAGCCAGTGAACGGTTCGATAAGCCAATCGTGACTAGTATTGAAGACGCCCAGCCATTTTATCCGGCTGAAGCTCGTCACCAGCGTTTTTACAAAAACAATCCGGTCGTGTATGCCGAACAAGAAGCTGGCGGTCGCGCTGATTTTATTGCCAAGCAATGGGCGGATGCACCAAAAGTGGATTAG
- the aspS gene encoding aspartate--tRNA ligase, whose product MKRTTYAGLINEDYLGQTVTLQGWVQKRRDLGNLIFIDLRDREGIVQLVFSQEFSADALAVADELRGEYVIEVQGTVVNRDAKAVTDRMKSGKVEVEVHDAKILNKAKTPPFYIQDDINVSDELRLKYRYLDLRRPEMQRSLKIRNGITQAVHSYFDANGFYDIETPFLTKSTPEGARDYLVPSRVHQGHFYALPQSPQLFKQLLMGAGFDRYYQIARCFRDEDLRGDRQPEFTQIDMETSFLSAEEIQSYTEGLIKQVMKQVKGIDIKTPFTRLTWQEAMDRFGSEKPDVRFGMELKDMSTAVAKAGFKVFDNALENGGMVKAIAVPGGADHYSRKQIDTYTDYVKRFGAKGLAWMKVTDDGFSGPVAKFFKNDGDFEAITTAAGAKAGDLLLFAADSFKVVSDTLGYLRKAIAKELDLIDENQYAYLWVVDWPLFEYDEGIERWVPAHHPFTMPNEEDVHYLDEGEDPHQAHAQSYDIILNGYELGGGSIRIHTRELQEKMFRALDFTPERAKEQFGFLLDALDMGFPPHGGLAIGLDRFAMLLAGKDNIREVIAFPKNSKASEPMTSAPARVADQQLTDLDLTITHPVTDDDDDDSVE is encoded by the coding sequence ATGAAACGTACCACATATGCAGGCCTTATTAATGAAGATTATTTAGGCCAAACGGTCACCTTACAAGGTTGGGTCCAAAAGCGGCGTGACCTTGGCAATCTGATTTTTATTGATTTACGGGACCGTGAAGGCATTGTTCAATTAGTGTTCAGTCAGGAATTCTCAGCGGATGCATTAGCAGTTGCTGATGAATTACGGGGCGAATACGTGATCGAAGTCCAAGGAACGGTGGTTAATCGGGACGCCAAAGCTGTGACTGACCGGATGAAATCAGGTAAGGTGGAAGTTGAAGTCCACGATGCTAAGATTTTAAACAAGGCCAAGACACCGCCATTTTATATTCAAGATGACATCAATGTGTCGGATGAATTACGGTTGAAATATCGCTACTTAGACTTACGCCGGCCTGAAATGCAACGGAGCTTGAAGATTCGTAATGGCATTACCCAAGCGGTGCACAGTTACTTTGATGCCAATGGCTTTTACGACATTGAAACGCCATTCTTGACCAAGTCAACACCTGAAGGGGCCCGGGACTACTTAGTGCCATCACGGGTGCACCAAGGCCATTTCTATGCCTTACCACAATCACCCCAGTTATTTAAGCAATTATTGATGGGTGCCGGCTTTGACCGCTACTATCAAATTGCCCGTTGTTTCCGGGACGAAGACTTACGTGGTGACCGCCAACCAGAATTCACCCAGATCGATATGGAAACGTCTTTCTTGAGCGCTGAAGAGATCCAGTCATACACCGAAGGCTTGATCAAACAAGTCATGAAGCAGGTCAAAGGCATCGACATCAAGACGCCATTTACCCGCCTCACTTGGCAAGAAGCCATGGACCGGTTTGGTTCTGAAAAGCCAGACGTGCGGTTCGGTATGGAATTAAAAGACATGAGCACAGCGGTCGCTAAGGCTGGTTTCAAGGTCTTTGATAATGCACTTGAAAATGGTGGTATGGTCAAGGCGATTGCCGTTCCTGGCGGGGCTGACCATTATTCACGTAAGCAGATCGATACCTATACGGACTATGTCAAACGCTTTGGCGCAAAGGGCTTAGCCTGGATGAAGGTCACTGACGACGGCTTCAGCGGTCCAGTGGCGAAGTTCTTTAAGAATGACGGGGACTTTGAAGCGATTACGACTGCTGCCGGGGCCAAAGCGGGCGACTTGTTGCTATTTGCTGCTGACAGTTTCAAAGTGGTTTCTGACACGCTCGGCTATCTCCGGAAGGCCATCGCCAAGGAACTTGATTTGATTGACGAAAATCAATACGCCTACTTGTGGGTCGTTGACTGGCCATTGTTCGAATATGATGAAGGCATCGAACGTTGGGTTCCAGCCCACCATCCATTCACGATGCCAAATGAAGAAGATGTGCACTACTTGGATGAGGGCGAAGACCCACACCAAGCTCACGCACAATCATATGACATTATTTTAAATGGTTATGAATTAGGTGGCGGCTCAATCCGTATCCACACTCGTGAACTCCAAGAAAAGATGTTCCGGGCATTGGACTTCACGCCAGAACGGGCCAAAGAACAATTTGGCTTCTTGCTAGATGCGCTTGACATGGGCTTTCCACCTCATGGCGGTTTGGCAATCGGATTAGACCGGTTCGCCATGCTGCTTGCTGGTAAGGATAACATTCGTGAAGTGATCGCGTTCCCTAAGAACTCGAAAGCTTCTGAACCAATGACTAGCGCACCAGCACGAGTTGCTGATCAACAATTGACCGACTTGGATTTGACGATTACGCATCCTGTGACGGATGATGATGACGACGATTCAGTTGAATAA
- the hisS gene encoding histidine--tRNA ligase produces MRYQRPKGTADILPGDSEKWQYVEATARAVFKTYQFKEIRTPMFENFEVFSRSAGDTSDIVTKEMYDFHDKGDRHITLRPEGTAGVVRAFVENKLYGPQVLKPYKVYYMGPMFRYERPQSGRLREFHQLGVEAFGSESAALDVEVIAMGFNLLKKFGLNDLKLVINTLGDQQTRDDYRQALIDYLEPHFDELSDDSKERLHKNPLRVLDSKAPEDQQFVADAPSILDYLTPEAQEHFDQTKTYLDALDIPYEIDATMVRGLDYYNHTIFEIMTHSKALGKGYTTICAGGRYNGLVKELGGPEVSGVGFGLGVERLLVLMDAENIEVPTDDQLDVYVVGIGDEASATTLKLVQALRAAGYKAERDYLDRKPKAQFKSADRLNARYTMTVGEAELAEQAVNLKAMATGDETKVAMADIYQDAHQVLDK; encoded by the coding sequence ATGAGATATCAACGGCCTAAAGGCACCGCCGACATTTTGCCTGGCGATAGTGAAAAATGGCAATACGTTGAAGCAACGGCCCGCGCCGTCTTCAAAACTTATCAGTTTAAAGAAATTCGCACACCAATGTTTGAAAACTTTGAAGTCTTCTCACGTTCAGCTGGCGACACATCAGATATCGTGACTAAGGAAATGTATGATTTTCACGATAAGGGTGATCGGCACATTACGTTACGGCCAGAAGGTACGGCCGGCGTGGTCCGTGCATTTGTCGAAAACAAATTATATGGGCCACAAGTTTTAAAACCTTATAAAGTCTATTATATGGGACCAATGTTCCGCTATGAACGGCCACAATCTGGTCGGTTACGTGAATTCCATCAACTCGGGGTCGAAGCCTTTGGGAGTGAAAGCGCCGCGCTAGACGTTGAAGTAATCGCAATGGGATTCAACTTGCTCAAGAAGTTTGGCCTCAACGACTTAAAATTAGTTATCAATACGCTGGGAGACCAACAGACGCGTGATGACTACCGCCAAGCACTGATCGATTACTTGGAACCACACTTTGACGAATTGAGTGATGATTCTAAGGAACGGCTCCACAAGAATCCATTGCGGGTACTGGATAGTAAGGCACCAGAAGATCAACAGTTCGTGGCCGATGCGCCATCGATCTTAGATTATTTGACGCCTGAAGCGCAGGAACACTTTGATCAAACCAAGACGTACTTGGATGCGCTCGACATTCCATACGAAATTGACGCGACGATGGTCCGCGGGTTGGATTATTACAACCACACGATTTTTGAAATCATGACGCATTCCAAAGCACTCGGCAAAGGTTACACGACGATTTGTGCTGGTGGCCGGTACAACGGGTTAGTCAAGGAACTCGGTGGCCCTGAAGTCTCAGGTGTTGGCTTTGGTTTGGGTGTCGAACGCCTGTTAGTGTTGATGGACGCCGAAAACATTGAAGTCCCAACTGATGACCAACTTGATGTTTACGTCGTTGGTATCGGCGACGAAGCTAGCGCGACGACTTTGAAACTCGTTCAGGCGTTACGGGCCGCTGGTTACAAGGCTGAACGGGATTACTTGGACCGCAAGCCAAAAGCACAGTTTAAGAGTGCTGACCGCTTGAATGCCCGTTACACGATGACGGTTGGTGAAGCTGAATTAGCCGAACAAGCCGTTAATTTAAAGGCGATGGCAACTGGTGATGAGACCAAGGTTGCAATGGCCGATATTTATCAAGATGCTCACCAAGTTTTAGATAAGTAA
- a CDS encoding N-acetylmuramoyl-L-alanine amidase has product MQVLKQFWRQITVTVIFIGLVIGFVILLATNNTATVNIANVNIRNGPGMSYAIEDTTAKGTKVHIMKRKNNWLYVRYADHKFGWIASWLVNEHNSQLAKTTKISDATIVLDPGHGGSDSGALSNKGKMEKMYTLRVAKAVAKKLRAAGAHVVLTRDSDKYVGLSARPAIANKLHADAFISFHFDSSPEKNTASGITTYYYHKSTSLALAKALNSKVAGLPLPSKGTEFGDFLVIRDNSRPSVLMELGYINDKSDFKTISSKKYPQEVAHAVYAGLSTYFANQ; this is encoded by the coding sequence ATGCAAGTTCTTAAACAATTTTGGCGTCAAATTACCGTGACTGTGATTTTTATCGGCCTGGTAATTGGATTCGTGATCTTACTAGCGACCAACAATACGGCCACCGTTAATATCGCGAACGTCAATATCCGGAATGGTCCCGGGATGAGTTATGCCATCGAAGATACCACGGCCAAAGGGACAAAAGTCCACATTATGAAACGCAAGAATAATTGGTTATACGTTCGCTATGCTGATCATAAATTTGGCTGGATCGCCAGCTGGCTCGTCAATGAACACAACAGTCAGTTAGCGAAGACCACTAAAATTTCGGACGCCACCATCGTTTTAGACCCCGGCCACGGTGGTTCCGATTCCGGCGCCCTCTCCAATAAGGGCAAGATGGAAAAAATGTATACGCTACGGGTCGCTAAAGCAGTGGCTAAAAAGCTACGGGCAGCAGGTGCCCACGTCGTCCTGACACGGGATAGTGATAAATACGTTGGCCTCAGCGCACGTCCGGCCATCGCCAACAAGTTGCATGCGGATGCCTTCATTAGTTTCCACTTTGATAGTTCACCGGAAAAAAATACCGCATCTGGGATTACGACTTATTATTATCACAAGTCCACCTCGCTGGCATTAGCCAAGGCGTTAAATAGCAAGGTTGCCGGCCTGCCACTCCCTAGCAAGGGCACTGAATTCGGTGACTTCTTAGTTATTCGTGATAACTCGCGACCATCCGTCTTGATGGAACTCGGCTATATCAATGATAAATCCGACTTCAAGACGATCAGTTCTAAGAAGTATCCACAAGAAGTCGCGCACGCCGTCTATGCTGGTCTCAGCACTTACTTTGCGAACCAATAA